The following coding sequences lie in one Myxococcota bacterium genomic window:
- a CDS encoding histidinol dehydrogenase, whose product MAVELQIELLDARASDFARRFARLEQRRSFERANLQEQVGAILDDVRRRGDAAVLDAIERFDGYRLEPAQLKVTSAEIEAGAARLGPEDAAALAFAAERIREFHELHVPRSWDEAKVGQRLGQFVRPLDAVGLYVPGGTAPLASTTLMLGIPAAVAGVRVRAMSSPGRELPPAVLAAA is encoded by the coding sequence GTGGCCGTCGAGCTCCAGATCGAGCTGCTCGATGCGCGCGCCTCCGACTTCGCGCGCCGCTTCGCGCGGCTCGAGCAACGCCGCTCGTTCGAGCGCGCGAACCTGCAGGAGCAAGTCGGCGCGATCCTCGACGACGTGCGCCGGCGCGGCGACGCGGCCGTGCTCGACGCGATCGAGCGCTTCGACGGCTACCGGCTCGAGCCGGCGCAGCTGAAGGTGACTTCCGCCGAGATCGAGGCCGGCGCGGCGCGCCTCGGCCCTGAAGACGCCGCGGCGCTGGCGTTCGCGGCCGAGCGCATCCGCGAGTTCCACGAGCTGCACGTCCCGCGCAGCTGGGACGAGGCCAAGGTCGGTCAGCGCCTCGGACAGTTCGTGCGGCCGCTCGACGCGGTCGGGCTGTACGTGCCCGGCGGCACCGCGCCGCTGGCGTCGACCACGCTCATGCTCGGCATCCCCGCGGCGGTCGCGGGCGTGCGCGTGCGCGCCATGTCGAGCCCGGGACGCGAGCTGCCGCCCGCCGTGCTCGCGGCCGCG